The sequence AGAATTGAAGAGACGTTTGATTCAGGAGTAGTAGAGCCTATTGATCTGATTCAATCCAAATCGCAGTTCAAAGAACATAATAATCTCACAACCCCAGAGGAAATGCCGATTCAGGCTGCAATTGAGGAGATGGGGATGCATGTCCAACCCATGCATCATGCTCCTTTCCAGGCTCTCGTAAGATATGATTCTCACACAATATTGACAGGATATGGATCATCTCAGAAGGTAGCCAGAAGGGCAGGAATCATAGGCAACATTTCCCAGGTGACGCGAACTCATGCCATGTGTGTAATGACCGATGATCACAGGCAGCGCAGAATAGGGCGTACTCTGATGATTGGAGAAGATTCCCTCCTTTCTCTTGATGAACCTGACGACCTCATCAACTTGATTCTAAACTGATATTTTTATATAGAACCACTAAACAACCTTATCCTACAACGTGGTGATATTTTATGGCTACACAACTTGGAGGACAGCCAATTCTTATTCTTAAAGAAGGAAGCTCCCGTACTCGCGGGCGCGATGCACAGGGCATGAACATCGCCGCAGCAAAGGCCGTTGCAAATGCAGTCCGGACTACACTCGGACCAAAAGGCATGGACAAGATGCTGGTCGATACCATCGGTGATGTTGTCATTACCAACGATGGTGTAACCATCCTGAAAGAGATGGATATCGAACACCCGGCTGCAAAGATGATGGTTGAAGTCGCAAAGACCCAGGATGATGAGGTCGGCGATGGAACTACCACTGCAGTAGTTATTGCAGGAGAACTCCTGAAACGCTCTGAAGAACTCCTCGAACAGGATGTTCACCCAACGGTTATCGCACATGGATACCGGATGGCAGCAGAGAAGGCACAGGACCTGCTCAAGACCATTGCAATCGATGTCAAGGCAAAAGATACCAAGATACTTAAGAAAATTGCAGAAACTGCGATGACAGGAAAGGGCGCAGAGGCAGCAAAGGAAAAACTCTGTGATCTTGTAGTCAAAGCAGTCACCATGGTTGCAGAGACTGATGGAACGGTTGACACTGAAAATATCAAGATTGAAAAGAAAGTCGGTGGTTCAATCGAAGATTCCGAGATCATTCTCGGCATGGTCATTGATAAGGAACGTGTTCACCCGGGCATGCCTGAAAAAGTCACCAAGGCTAAAATCATGCTCCTCAACGCCGCTATCGAGTTCAAGAAAACCGAAGTGGACGCTGAGATCAATATCACCAGCCCGGACCAGCTCCAGGCATTCCTTGATGAAGAAGAGCGGATGATTAAGGCCATCGTTGACAAAGTTGTCAAGAGTGGAGCAAAAGTCGTCTTCTGTCAGAAGGGTATTGATGACATAGCACAGCACTACCTTTCAAAGGCAGGAATTCTTGCGGTTCGCCGTGTTAAGAAATCAGACATGGAAAAACTCAACCGTGCAACCGGTGCATCCATCATCTCCAGCATCGATGCAATCCAGGGATCCGAACTTGGATTCGCAGGCTTAGTTGAGGAACGCAAAATCTCCGGCGAAGAGATGATCTTTGTTGAAGAATGCAAGAACCCGAAGGCTGTCTCTATCATCGTTCGTGGTGGAACTGAACATG comes from Methanospirillum hungatei and encodes:
- the thsA gene encoding thermosome subunit alpha, which gives rise to MATQLGGQPILILKEGSSRTRGRDAQGMNIAAAKAVANAVRTTLGPKGMDKMLVDTIGDVVITNDGVTILKEMDIEHPAAKMMVEVAKTQDDEVGDGTTTAVVIAGELLKRSEELLEQDVHPTVIAHGYRMAAEKAQDLLKTIAIDVKAKDTKILKKIAETAMTGKGAEAAKEKLCDLVVKAVTMVAETDGTVDTENIKIEKKVGGSIEDSEIILGMVIDKERVHPGMPEKVTKAKIMLLNAAIEFKKTEVDAEINITSPDQLQAFLDEEERMIKAIVDKVVKSGAKVVFCQKGIDDIAQHYLSKAGILAVRRVKKSDMEKLNRATGASIISSIDAIQGSELGFAGLVEERKISGEEMIFVEECKNPKAVSIIVRGGTEHVVAELDRAFEDAIRVVGVVLEDKKCVAGGGAPETELSLRLREYAASVGGRAQLAIEAFAAALEIIPRTLAENAGLDPIDMLVELRAAHEKGQKTVGLNVFEAKPADMYKEGVVEPLRVKTQAIASAAEAAVMILRIDDIIASAKSAAPDMPPGGMGGMGGMGGMGDMGMGM